Within the Xanthocytophaga agilis genome, the region TACAGATGATAACCACTTAAAAAAGCTTTTAAGAACAAAATTCGGCATTGAATTAGGTCTGTCTATGTAATTTAAACCAGGTATATTACTCTTATCAATTTACAGATATAGAGTAGCATGTATACTAATTTGTCAGTACAAACGTTTAAGTAATATGACATCTATAAAAAACCCATCAATGGATAACGCCAGCAATACGATTGCAAGCCGTATCCATTACCTTCGTACCCGAATTGCGGGTTTGACACGGACTGACTTTGCACAGAAACTAGGCAGTAAACCTGTCAATATCGCAATATTGGAGCGAGGTATACGTAAGCCTAGCACGAAGTTACTTGACAAATTTCAACAGGTATACGATGTCAATATTAATTGGCTATTGACAGGAACAGGGAATGTTCTGATAGAAAAAATTTAGTAGTAGTATTTTCAATAAGAATTATCTCAAACAAATAAACCCCTGAGAAGGGGTTTATTTGTTTGAGATAATATAATCTAAAGTAGGTTATATTAAGCCAGTTGAACATTCACGGCATTTAAACCCTTCTTTCCTTTCTCTACATCAAAGGTAACTTTATCGTTCTCTTTGATCTCATCAATCAAGCCTGAAACATGAACAAAAATCTCTTCATTGGAAGAGTTTGACTTAATGAATCCGAATCCTTTCAGATTATTAAAAAATTTTACGGTACCTTGTTGCATTAAACAGTTTTTTAAAATGACATCTTTAAAGGTATGGTAATTAACTGAAAATAAAAAACTTACATTAATATATATTTTGAAAATAAGCCCCTGGAACAACGCAGTTTCGTCAACAAAAAAGAAAATCACCAAAATAGCTATTTATCCAAAAAATAGTGTAATATATGTCTATATAATTGGATATATTGATGCAAAGCCAAACTAATTAGAGTAATAAAGTGTTATTATTACAGCAACGCATTTTTTTACGGGTATTCGTTTCAATTCTTTACCCGGTATATGAAGGCCTACCGTATTTATATCACCTTAAAACAACAAATCAATCCCTTATGGCAAAATCCAGAGAAACGTATAATAAGAAAGAAAACGTAGTAAAAAAACAAAAAAAGAAACAGGATAAAGCAGAAAAAAGAGCCGAACGAAAGACCCACTCAGATAAAGGAAAAAGTGTAGAAGAAATGTTTGCTTATGTAGATGCAGATGGTAATATTACCTCTATCCCACCAGATCCCAAACAAAAAAGAGCCATCAAGCAGGATGAGATTGTGATTGGAGTAGCCAGACAGGCTCCTGCTGATCCGGCATTGGATGTGAGAAAAGGCAAAGTCACTTTCTTTAATGAAGCCAAAGGCTATGGGTTTATCAAAGATTCAGACAGTCAGCAAAGTGTTTTTGTACATGTAAAAGAACTCCGTCAGCCTATCAAAGAGAATGATCGTGTAACCTTTCTGATTGAACAACGGGAAAAAGGGCCTAGTGCTGTCAGTGTACAACTGGCAAGCTAGTTTCCTATATGCCATCTTTAACTGTCTAATCTCAGAATAGTTATGAATGACCAGTATAAAAGCAACAAGTTTCTAATCTGGATAATAAGTTGTATAGTGCTGGTCTTTGTAAATATATCTGTGAAGGCACAAACTCTTGCTTCATTACGAACAGAGGAATCGGATCAGATTTTGAAACAAATCAAAGCGTTCCTGGTAAGTAAAAATCTTCAGAAGAACGATAGCGACCCACAAAAGCCAGATATTCTGGAAATTCGTAATCAGACACTATTGCAAAATCAATCTGTAGGAGTATACCACTTTGGTGCATCTGCCAACGAGAGTAAACAATATATACTACTCAGAGATCATGCACTCTGTACTATCCTTGATCCTGACCAGTTAGGAAATACGGTCAAGATGACAACTGACTTTTTGCGGGAGCATCACTTTACTTCTGCAGAGATAGAAGAGTACTCTCAGGAAATACAGCGTATTTATGAATATAATCAGAGCTTTAGTAAGTAAGCCTTTAAAGGAAGGAATCACTCATTATACATGCAAAACATCCTATGAATACATAGTAGCTATGGTACTCATAGGATGTTTATAGTTCAATAGCAATTATTCTACCAATCCAGGTACCTGAACCATTTCATTGGCATCAGCCTGATAATCTACACCTGCCACATCAAACCCAAACAGATTCATAAAATCGGCTTTATAGCCAGCCAGATCTCCAATCTCAGGCAATGACTCTGTAGTAGACTGTTCCCACAAAGCAGCGACTTTAGCCTGCACATCTTCTCTCATTTCCCAGTCATCAATACGGATACGACCTTTCTCATCAGTTGGTATAGCAGATCCTGCAAACAAACGAGTCTGGAATAAACGCTGCATCTGTTCGATACAACCTTCATGGATACCTTCCTCTTTCATCACCTTATATAGCAGGGAAATATACAATGGAATTACAGGAATGGCAGAGCTGGCCTGGGTTACCAATGCTTTATTTACAGAAACATATGCCTGTCCATTGATATCTTTCAGGCTATCTGCAATGGTAAAAGCAGTAGCTTCCAGATCATCTTTGGCACGACCAATAGTTCCTTTACGGTATACAGGTTCTGTCAGTGCAGGTCCAATGTATGAATAAGCCACAGTAGTAGCACCAGGAGAAAGCAGATTAGCACCTTTTAATGCTTCAATCCACATCGCCCAGTCTTCACCACCCATTACGGCAATAGTATTGGTAATATCTTCCTCTGAAGCAGGCGTGATGCTAATTTCAGAAACAACTCCTGTATGGAAGTTAACCGTTTTGTTAGTAAACGTTTGTCCGATAGGTTTCAGAGCCGAATTATAGACTACTCCTGTTTTAGGATGTGTTCTTCTTGGTGAAGCCAGACTATAAATCACCAGATCTACAGTTCCCAGATCTGCCTTGATCAGATCCATGGTCTTCTGTTTGATCTCGTCCGAAAAAGCATCCCCATTGATACTTTTGGCATATAGTCCTGCTTTCTGAGCTTCTGCCTCGAAAGCAGCTGTATTATACCAGCCGGGCGAAGCAGTTTTGCCTTCTGCAGGAGGCTTTTCAAAATATACTCCAATGGTAGCAGCACCTGCTCCAAAAGCACTGGTAATGCGCGAAGCTAAGCCGAACCCGGTAGAAGCCCCAATAACCAACACCTTCTTAGGCCCGTTGATTGCGCCTTTGGATTTGACATAATTAATCTGATTGACTACATTCTGCTTACATCCTTCCGGGTGTGCTGTCAGACAGATAAAACCACGTATTCTAGGTTCAATAATCATTCGAATAGATTTGATAGGTTAATGTGGTATCAAATATGTTTAAGAATTTCGATGCAAAGTACTCAATTTACCCATTAACTACCAAGCGTTCTTTGGAATCCCGGTAAATAGTCTAATTTCAGCTAATTGAAAAAATACAAACTTCATGCAACTGAAAGTCAGCATCACGCATCTACAGGGAAACTATACCAATCTGATCCTATGCGATTTAGTGTACTTCTGGCCTGTTTTCTTAGTATTTCCACAACGACCTTAGCCACCTGGTCTATTATTATTGTAGATCCTGTTACAAAAGAAATTGGCATAGCAGGAGCCTCTTGTACCTATAATTGCTATGGCATTGGACAGATTATACCAGGTAAAGGTGCTATTATAGTACAAGCGATGAGTAACAAAGATGCCAGACGTAAAGGACTTAACATGATTGAAGCTGGAGCGTCTCCCGAAAAAATTATTGCAGCTTTGCATGATCCGTTATTTGATCCCGAAAAACAACAATATGCTGTTGTTACTCTTTCCCACCTCGCTACACCTGCCACATATACAGGTGCGGCTACCCATACCTCTCATGGCACATTGACAGCTGCAGGCGTTTCTGTACAAGGCAATACTTTGGCTTCAGAGGAAGAATTAAAAGCTATTCTGGATGCTGTGATACAGGGACAACAGGATTCTCTGCGTATTGATGAAATTCTGATGCGTGCACTGGAAGCTGGTTCTACTGCGGGAGGAGACAAACGCTGTGGCGAACAACGAGCCACTAGTGCGTTTCTGATGGTAGCCAAACCCACGGACAAACGAAAGCCCTATCTGGTTTTGCAGTTTTTTGGTCAGAAAAGAGGGGGTCTTAATGCTGTGTCACTTTTGCGTGGTAAGTATGAGAGATGGAAATCAAAGCATCAATCATAGAGATATTTTACGTTAAATGTTTACTTGATGCATTAGCAAGTAAACATTTATAGAGAATTTCTATTCGGGCACCTGCATAATACAACTCATTTTCATTAATCAGTTCTCTTAATTCCATTAATACAGATAAGGAATTAGCAGTAAGCAATTCAGCATCCGGATCATATTAAACCTTTGACATTTAGGGTCCATGCACTCTCCTCATCTTCCTGACATATATATAATTGTAATGGCCCTGTAGAATAGAAATACTTATAAGAAAGCGTTTTAGTTAACAGTAATCTTGTAATAACTATTCTTTCTTCAGCTGGATAAAACGCTAGCGAAGTCCTTCTCAAATAGACAATTGAACACAAAATAAGAAGAGTTAGAAATGGTATTATTATGACCCCAAAACCAATTGAAAACAAAGCAAGAGTAAAGGGAATGATATAAGATTCCAGTTGGGGAAATATAATAAATGTGTAACAATCATCTTCTTTTAGCAGTTGGGGTTTCCTATTAAAAACAGAAGAATCAAGTCGTTTTTTGACTGATTGTATCTGCTGCCTAATACTAAGTCCTGACTTGTTAAGAAATAACATCACTATTGCAGAATATACGATTATCACCTTCTCAAATATAATCGCAGGAATAGTGTACAAAAAGCATCCTCTGCATCGAAAATGACATATGTAAGTTGTGCCACAAGAGATAGCTTTGTTACAATATAATTGTGCGAAAGGTCAGATTAACTCTGGGTCTGGAAACTTTTTTAGTTTTAGGTAGTGCATGATGCCAGTATGTCTGAGTTGTCCCTTTCATCACCAACAAGCTACCATTCTCCAGAATTACAGAAGTAGTCTGTTTGGTTTGTTTGTGTCTGAAAGAAAATTTACGTTCAGCCCCCAGACTCAGAGAGGCAATCTCGGTATCGGGTCCCAGGGCTTTCTCATCATCGCTATGCCATGACATGCCTTCGTTGCCAGTATGATAGAGGTTTAACAGACAGGAATTGAAGGTTGATCCGGTTATTTGTTCAACCAATGTTTTTAATTTTAGCAGATCAGAAGTCCAGAGTAGGGCCTGCTTGGTAGTATTTGAGTAAGTATACTCGAATTTCTCATCTCCATACCAGGCTGCCATCCGTTTGGTAACAATGTGTTTACCAAAAATAACTACTTCATCATTTTTCCATTCAATAGTCTGAAGTAGTTGATTCAGGTAGTAGCGGGCATCCGTTGCAGACAGAATCTTTCCATAGTAGTGTGCAATTCCATCTGCAGGTAATATATTTACAATAGGGTCAGTATTAAATAAGTCCATTTTTCCACTTTTGATAAGTATGCCTCATGCAATGTGCACAAGGCCTGTAACCATGTGTGATAGCATCCTCCTCTGATCTGAAAAACACACGGTTCTCTCTTTTCATTCGCTTACCGGATGCACAATGTAAAGTTCCATAAATTTTCAGTTTAGCATTACCTCCTAATATAATCTCCCGATGTCGGATTTTATGCCACAAAAGACGATCTGTCAGCATACTATGTGATATCATACAAGTCAGCTTAGTGCATCGTGAAAAATAATTCCCAAGGTATGGCGTTCGCCACTGTGAAGTTCACTTACCCCATGTTTCATAGCTGCCCGGTAATACCCTTTGCTCCCTTTCACCGGACGAAAACTGGTCGTAAATAACACCATATCTCCTTTTCGTGGAGTTAGTACCATAGCTTTGGATTGAGCACGTGGAGTTTGTTGCATCAACACAAATTCACCACCTGTAAAATCCTGTCCCGGTTCATTCAGAAATAAAACAATCTGAATAGGAAAAAAGATCTCTCCATACAAATCCTGATGCAGTGTATTATGTCCTCCCTTGCCATATTTCAGTATCAGCACGGTTGGCTTCTGCTGTCCATGCAAATGGCAAAGCGACTGCAATTCAGCAAATGTATCGGGAAAGATTTTATCTATGTGTAAGGCTTTCATCCAGCCATTGGCAACAGGTGCTAGGTGTTCATACACAGATTCCCGTATAGTTTGTATGGTATCCGGCAAGGGATACTGAAAATACTTGTATTCCCCTAATCCAAAGCGGTAACGCTCCATAACAACTGTCTTGCGATACAGGGAAGGATCATCGTATTGTTGAATTAGTTCTTCGCATTGTGTCTCAGACAGCAAAACAGATAGACAGGCAAAGCCTTTTTCATTCATCTCTGTAGTGATTGACTGCCAGTTCAGTGCATCAATCTTTTCTTTTATAGATTGCATATTCCTCTGGTTAGTCAATCGGTGATAATTGTTTTGGCCGCTTCCCAGCCAATCATAGCTGTTTTACGGGTTGATCCCCACATATAGCCTCCAATAGTTCCACTTGCCTGAATCACCCGGTGGCAGGGAATCAGAAAGGCAACAGGATTACTGCCAATAGCAGTACCAACAGCACGGGAAGCATTTGGCTGATTGATTTTGCCTGCTATTTCTCCATAGGTAGATAAATGTCCCATAGGAATACGTAAAAGGGCCTCCCACACCTTGAGTTGAAAGTCTGTACCCTTTAGATGCAACCGAACCTGATCCAGCTTGCTCCAGTCATGGGTAAAGATATACAAGGCATTCTGCTGAAGCAGATCCAGCATTTGTCGAAAGCGGGCGTTAGGAAAGTGTTGCTGCAGATCCTGTAAGGCTATCTGTTCATTCTCAGCAAATGCCATATAACAAATGCCTTTGGCTGTGGAGGCCACAATGATATTGCCGAAAGGACTTTCTGCATAGCTATAGTTAATAGATAGATTCTCCCCTCCGTTCTTAAACTCTCCGGGTGTCATTCCTTCTATGGTTACAAAAAGGTCGTGTAGTCTGCTTGTACCGGATAATCCGGTTTCATAGGCAGCTTCGGATAGAGATACTTGTCTATTCTTTAAGATCTGCTTGGCATGTTCTATACTGATATACTGAAGAAATTTTTTAGGACTCACTCCTGCCCAGTCTGTAAAAAGACGTTGGAAGTGAAAAGGGCTCAGGTGTACTTTTTCTGCTACCTCATCCAGGTTAGGCTGGTCTTTAAAGTTTTGTCGTATATAATCTATTGCCTCTGCAATGCGATTATAGTGAATCTGTTCCTGTGTGTTCATCTTATCATGAATTAGATGATACAAAAATAGCAGGCCAGACACCGTTCCAAAACCCGAAACTTGCGCTCCTTTATTCTTAGTTGGTTAACATTGCTGCTTGACTCCACTCTCTCACGACAAATAATCTACATTTCTATTTTTATCAGTCACTATATTCATTTCTACACTATAAGGCAGGGAATAATTCTTCATAGTTTAATCTATTGATTTTTATACAAAAAGTGGCAGTGTAGTCTATACATAACAGACCACTGCCACCTACTAGTGACAAAACAGAGCAAGGAGGAATACATTCTTCTTATAACAATAAGACTGTTGTAAAGAAACCTATCCTGCAAAACTGGGAAGACAGAGAAACGGTCGTACCATAGCAGGCAAATACCGTTGCAGTTCACGCACCTGATCAATATCCAGTTTTTCTTGTATATAGCAAAATATATGTTCTATTGACTTCTCGGTATCTGCAGGAGTTGCAAAATCAAAAAAGGCCAGCTTACCAGCTTTCTTACGGATCAAATCCACAAAGTTACACATTTCAGGAGGGACAGAAGGTAGATCAGCTGTATTCCAGTTTTCAATAAACAAAGCTTTCATAGGATGAGGCAGCAACATCAGAATTGCAATGGCATCATCCAGCTTAAGAAGATCTCTCAGTGAGTGGAGGACAGTTCGTAATATACGAACTCCTTTTTCAGGATCTCGTTCCCAATGTAAGTCTCTGGTCAGATCAACCAATTCCGGATGAATTTCGTCAAAGTGTGCTTCGATGATAGTAGTCATGGTATTGCCCCTCCTGCGAGCAATGCTATTAGCTAAAAAATAAACAAAACAAAAATACTTTGAAAGAAGACAGGGATGCTATGACATCATATACTCCAGCAGATGATCTTCATCATACTGGCAATAATTATACAAACAGGTCACTCGATACATATTCTGGTAAAAGTTACCATTACAGATTGGATATTCATGTATAAACCAAGGTATCAAAGGCACAATACCTCAATAGAAATAAAAAAAGTAAAACACTGATTACCAGAAACTTCCTTGTGTCTAAAATTGTACTTCAGACACATATCCATTTCTTTTTCTTATATGAGACAAGTAGTTGTGGCTATAAAAAAAGTGAATAAAAGTAACCGATAAAGTTGTAAAAATCAAAGGAAAAACAAGAAAAAATTTATAACTTAGATAGCTGATTCATCTGTAATCACTACTGTACCATACAGGTCAGCAACGATAGATAATAAATCCAAAAAACGCATGCATACAAGTGAGATATATCATTGAAAAGAGTCCTGAGAAGAAGTAGATTCCATAAATTTTTTAACACCAGACTAGTATGAAAACCATTATTGTACCAACCGATTACTCTGAGAACGCCTGGTACGCAACCGAATATGCCGCTCATGTAGCACAGAAGACCAATGCTGGTATTATCTTGTTCCATGCTGTAGACCTTCCCCTGATCACAACAGAAGTTCCTGTAGACCTTCCCTCGCTGGATGAACTCAACCGGCATCATATGGCTCGCCTGCAGGAAATAAAGACTCAGCTAATCAATAAGTATCACATACAGGTAACCTGTAAACTTAGTCTAGGGGCTGTGGCAGAAGTATTGACCCGATACTTCACAGAGGAAAAGGCAGATCTGATTATTATGGGTTTGCGGGGAACAAATCCAGTTGGGAAATTGCTTATGGGCAGTGTAACTTCTACTCTGCTTAAACGTGGGGATCTTCCGATTCTGGTGATACCCAGAGACTTTTCGTATAAAAGCATCAAACATATTATGCTTGCCAGTGATTTTGATTCTTCCTGTTCTCTTACACCTCTCCGAGACATGGCAGAGGCTTTTGGTGCTCAGGTAGAGGTATTACGCTTGCCACAACCTATGCCAGCAGGCCATTCGCCGGAAAGAACT harbors:
- a CDS encoding helix-turn-helix transcriptional regulator; translation: MTSIKNPSMDNASNTIASRIHYLRTRIAGLTRTDFAQKLGSKPVNIAILERGIRKPSTKLLDKFQQVYDVNINWLLTGTGNVLIEKI
- a CDS encoding cold shock domain-containing protein; the encoded protein is MQQGTVKFFNNLKGFGFIKSNSSNEEIFVHVSGLIDEIKENDKVTFDVEKGKKGLNAVNVQLA
- a CDS encoding cold shock domain-containing protein, with the translated sequence MAKSRETYNKKENVVKKQKKKQDKAEKRAERKTHSDKGKSVEEMFAYVDADGNITSIPPDPKQKRAIKQDEIVIGVARQAPADPALDVRKGKVTFFNEAKGYGFIKDSDSQQSVFVHVKELRQPIKENDRVTFLIEQREKGPSAVSVQLAS
- the fabV gene encoding enoyl-ACP reductase FabV, encoding MIIEPRIRGFICLTAHPEGCKQNVVNQINYVKSKGAINGPKKVLVIGASTGFGLASRITSAFGAGAATIGVYFEKPPAEGKTASPGWYNTAAFEAEAQKAGLYAKSINGDAFSDEIKQKTMDLIKADLGTVDLVIYSLASPRRTHPKTGVVYNSALKPIGQTFTNKTVNFHTGVVSEISITPASEEDITNTIAVMGGEDWAMWIEALKGANLLSPGATTVAYSYIGPALTEPVYRKGTIGRAKDDLEATAFTIADSLKDINGQAYVSVNKALVTQASSAIPVIPLYISLLYKVMKEEGIHEGCIEQMQRLFQTRLFAGSAIPTDEKGRIRIDDWEMREDVQAKVAALWEQSTTESLPEIGDLAGYKADFMNLFGFDVAGVDYQADANEMVQVPGLVE
- a CDS encoding DUF1028 domain-containing protein; this encodes MKKYKLHATESQHHASTGKLYQSDPMRFSVLLACFLSISTTTLATWSIIIVDPVTKEIGIAGASCTYNCYGIGQIIPGKGAIIVQAMSNKDARRKGLNMIEAGASPEKIIAALHDPLFDPEKQQYAVVTLSHLATPATYTGAATHTSHGTLTAAGVSVQGNTLASEEELKAILDAVIQGQQDSLRIDEILMRALEAGSTAGGDKRCGEQRATSAFLMVAKPTDKRKPYLVLQFFGQKRGGLNAVSLLRGKYERWKSKHQS
- a CDS encoding alpha-ketoglutarate-dependent dioxygenase AlkB family protein, translating into MDLFNTDPIVNILPADGIAHYYGKILSATDARYYLNQLLQTIEWKNDEVVIFGKHIVTKRMAAWYGDEKFEYTYSNTTKQALLWTSDLLKLKTLVEQITGSTFNSCLLNLYHTGNEGMSWHSDDEKALGPDTEIASLSLGAERKFSFRHKQTKQTTSVILENGSLLVMKGTTQTYWHHALPKTKKVSRPRVNLTFRTIIL
- a CDS encoding Ada metal-binding domain-containing protein, with the protein product MISHSMLTDRLLWHKIRHREIILGGNAKLKIYGTLHCASGKRMKRENRVFFRSEEDAITHGYRPCAHCMRHTYQKWKNGLI
- a CDS encoding 2OG-Fe(II) oxygenase, which gives rise to MQSIKEKIDALNWQSITTEMNEKGFACLSVLLSETQCEELIQQYDDPSLYRKTVVMERYRFGLGEYKYFQYPLPDTIQTIRESVYEHLAPVANGWMKALHIDKIFPDTFAELQSLCHLHGQQKPTVLILKYGKGGHNTLHQDLYGEIFFPIQIVLFLNEPGQDFTGGEFVLMQQTPRAQSKAMVLTPRKGDMVLFTTSFRPVKGSKGYYRAAMKHGVSELHSGERHTLGIIFHDALS
- a CDS encoding methylated-DNA--[protein]-cysteine S-methyltransferase — its product is MNTQEQIHYNRIAEAIDYIRQNFKDQPNLDEVAEKVHLSPFHFQRLFTDWAGVSPKKFLQYISIEHAKQILKNRQVSLSEAAYETGLSGTSRLHDLFVTIEGMTPGEFKNGGENLSINYSYAESPFGNIIVASTAKGICYMAFAENEQIALQDLQQHFPNARFRQMLDLLQQNALYIFTHDWSKLDQVRLHLKGTDFQLKVWEALLRIPMGHLSTYGEIAGKINQPNASRAVGTAIGSNPVAFLIPCHRVIQASGTIGGYMWGSTRKTAMIGWEAAKTIITD
- a CDS encoding DUF2267 domain-containing protein; protein product: MTTIIEAHFDEIHPELVDLTRDLHWERDPEKGVRILRTVLHSLRDLLKLDDAIAILMLLPHPMKALFIENWNTADLPSVPPEMCNFVDLIRKKAGKLAFFDFATPADTEKSIEHIFCYIQEKLDIDQVRELQRYLPAMVRPFLCLPSFAG
- a CDS encoding universal stress protein, with translation MKTIIVPTDYSENAWYATEYAAHVAQKTNAGIILFHAVDLPLITTEVPVDLPSLDELNRHHMARLQEIKTQLINKYHIQVTCKLSLGAVAEVLTRYFTEEKADLIIMGLRGTNPVGKLLMGSVTSTLLKRGDLPILVIPRDFSYKSIKHIMLASDFDSSCSLTPLRDMAEAFGAQVEVLRLPQPMPAGHSPERTASYTNFENQLSGVKLEYTYLYGEDIQRGIDQSVCESHSDLLVMIPHKYSFFERMFDRNNITKMAFHTKTPLLALPAEK